The Fibrobacter sp. UWB5 genome has a window encoding:
- a CDS encoding transglycosylase domain-containing protein, which produces MRFLSKVLKIAAAFALVGLICCIPAYIVVFKILPTQDPDNQFNRSTILQVLSGETRVYYNDGEELLGAFFDANHRVYVPYGDIPANIVNALIAAEDAGYWTHSGFSIYGFTRAMISNIKSGHMRQGGSTLTQQTVKNIFGREERSIKEKGKELINALRMEKHFSKEDILEFYLNQFHVSGTGKGVAIAAQYFFNKELKDLTLAECAFIAGSVKGPFNYDPFIQRSAERREKALARGKERLEYVLGRMVEENYISEEDMSEALAKPLEFNHGNFRFSVSTMLDRIEEKLDGEFFQKKFEAEGIEDWRKAQLSITTTIDARSQDAAKTALQANISGLQMQLGGFVLPKAQFANRAQTARKGDYLYGTVDSIMVDDQGGLKALTLSFGQLKGLVSEAAVKDFAKKAGGDVNKILAPQLKKGAILLVSIMDDKLVDGFAPCQIETEPVLQGALFAIQNGNVVASQGGFHNTGFDRSFKAVRQLGSSWKPILYALALKYHWNYLDMLENDFNVFQFTNQFYFPRPDHKNKGDVVSIAWSATRSENIASIWLLEHLLDKLSLEEFNDIAAVNDMARHEDEDTKKFFERLRDKYGLILKEDTKREIEFTKARDALAERYHLEGKDDKARDVLNLRYGTFNDVAVKQSKKDAKTLGFIKHNYKRYSEILRERQAQELDPTVDLPPIESVVLYNNFTLADMKRLSTMIEPVDSEVDYLDAEHLRYWPDYRRSLSFAEYARFAKEIGIHQKLQKVFSMPLGVNDITLAEISTAYQTLLTGKVFKCLDGDWTDPCFIKEIKNRDGKVIFRNKSESKVVLGDTITSQMAVMLHSVFINGTARSQYTHITVTSPDKAITLRYPALGKTGTTNDYRNVAFLGALPTYVNEKNGISTDSVIAIGSYVGFDDNKPLKSGRTRIAGASGGLPQWADFAKKEIDILGLPEKIDFLDISMLAAGEVPLVLPNERGQLTVDPMTGSIIAGGSAEQGRPLPWIEVPGFTPPQVHAAAAEDIAAHGIMISLPMPAAAPAAPADSANVAGAAPSGPAEGTTSEGAAVAVPAQPAQPAQPKAAAMPKDDDWDLPEGFDSKSAFVPIEAD; this is translated from the coding sequence ATGCGTTTCTTATCCAAAGTGTTAAAAATCGCGGCCGCATTTGCGCTGGTCGGACTCATTTGCTGTATTCCCGCCTACATCGTCGTATTCAAGATACTCCCGACCCAGGATCCGGACAACCAATTCAACCGTTCCACCATTCTGCAGGTGCTTTCGGGCGAAACCCGCGTCTATTATAATGACGGCGAAGAACTTTTGGGCGCCTTCTTTGACGCAAACCACCGCGTGTACGTGCCCTACGGCGACATTCCGGCCAATATCGTGAACGCCTTGATCGCCGCCGAAGACGCCGGCTACTGGACACACTCCGGTTTCAGCATTTATGGCTTTACCCGTGCCATGATTTCGAACATCAAGAGCGGGCACATGCGCCAGGGCGGTTCTACGCTGACCCAGCAGACCGTCAAGAACATCTTTGGCCGCGAAGAACGAAGCATCAAGGAAAAGGGCAAGGAGCTCATTAACGCGCTCCGCATGGAAAAGCACTTTAGCAAAGAAGACATCCTGGAATTCTACCTGAACCAGTTCCACGTTTCGGGTACCGGAAAGGGCGTGGCTATTGCCGCCCAGTACTTCTTTAACAAGGAACTCAAGGATTTGACACTTGCCGAATGCGCCTTTATAGCAGGTTCGGTGAAGGGCCCGTTCAACTACGACCCGTTCATTCAGCGCAGCGCCGAACGCCGCGAAAAGGCCTTGGCCCGCGGTAAGGAACGTTTGGAATACGTGCTTGGCCGCATGGTCGAAGAAAACTACATCTCCGAAGAAGATATGAGCGAAGCGCTCGCCAAGCCGCTGGAATTCAACCACGGCAACTTCCGCTTTAGCGTGAGCACCATGCTCGACCGCATCGAAGAAAAGCTGGACGGCGAATTCTTCCAGAAAAAGTTTGAAGCCGAAGGAATCGAAGACTGGCGCAAGGCTCAGCTTTCGATTACAACCACCATCGACGCCCGCAGCCAGGACGCTGCTAAGACCGCTTTGCAGGCAAACATCAGCGGACTCCAGATGCAGCTCGGCGGTTTTGTTCTTCCGAAGGCACAGTTCGCAAACCGCGCCCAGACGGCGCGCAAGGGTGACTACCTGTACGGCACTGTAGACAGCATCATGGTCGACGACCAGGGCGGTCTCAAGGCTTTGACGCTCAGCTTCGGCCAGCTCAAGGGCTTGGTCTCTGAAGCCGCCGTGAAGGACTTTGCGAAAAAGGCCGGTGGCGACGTGAACAAGATTTTGGCTCCGCAGCTCAAGAAGGGAGCAATCCTCTTGGTGAGCATCATGGACGATAAGCTTGTAGACGGCTTTGCCCCTTGCCAGATTGAAACGGAACCCGTGCTGCAAGGCGCTCTTTTCGCCATTCAGAATGGTAACGTCGTCGCAAGCCAAGGCGGTTTCCACAACACCGGATTCGACCGTAGCTTTAAGGCTGTGCGCCAGCTGGGTTCTAGCTGGAAACCGATTCTTTACGCACTCGCCCTCAAGTACCACTGGAATTACCTGGACATGCTTGAAAACGACTTCAACGTTTTCCAGTTCACCAATCAGTTCTATTTTCCGCGTCCGGACCACAAGAACAAGGGTGACGTCGTAAGCATTGCCTGGTCTGCAACACGTTCTGAAAACATCGCAAGCATCTGGCTCTTGGAGCACTTGCTTGACAAGCTTTCGCTCGAAGAATTCAACGACATTGCCGCCGTGAACGACATGGCCCGCCACGAAGACGAAGACACCAAGAAATTCTTTGAACGCCTGCGCGACAAGTACGGCCTGATTTTGAAAGAAGACACCAAGCGCGAAATCGAATTCACCAAGGCACGTGACGCTCTGGCCGAACGCTATCACCTGGAAGGCAAAGACGACAAGGCCCGCGATGTGCTGAACCTGCGCTACGGCACCTTTAACGATGTCGCCGTGAAGCAGTCCAAGAAAGACGCGAAGACTCTCGGATTCATCAAGCACAACTACAAGCGCTATTCCGAAATTCTGCGCGAACGCCAGGCTCAGGAACTCGACCCGACCGTTGATCTTCCGCCTATCGAATCGGTGGTGCTGTACAACAACTTTACGCTTGCCGACATGAAGCGACTTTCTACCATGATTGAGCCGGTGGATAGCGAAGTCGATTACCTGGATGCAGAACACCTGCGCTACTGGCCCGATTACAGACGTTCCTTGTCCTTTGCCGAATACGCACGTTTCGCTAAAGAAATCGGTATTCACCAGAAGCTGCAGAAAGTATTCAGTATGCCGCTCGGCGTGAACGACATTACGCTGGCTGAAATTTCGACAGCCTACCAGACGCTTTTAACCGGCAAGGTATTCAAGTGCCTCGATGGTGACTGGACCGATCCTTGCTTCATCAAGGAAATCAAGAACCGCGACGGCAAGGTGATCTTTAGAAACAAGAGCGAAAGCAAGGTGGTTCTTGGCGACACGATTACCTCGCAGATGGCCGTGATGTTGCACTCCGTGTTCATCAACGGTACAGCACGCAGCCAGTACACGCACATTACGGTGACCTCGCCGGATAAAGCCATTACGCTGCGCTACCCCGCGCTCGGCAAAACCGGTACTACGAACGATTACCGCAACGTGGCCTTCCTCGGTGCACTTCCGACTTACGTGAACGAGAAGAACGGAATTTCTACCGATTCCGTGATTGCCATCGGTAGCTATGTGGGCTTTGACGACAACAAGCCGCTTAAGTCTGGCCGTACGCGTATTGCAGGCGCGAGCGGCGGCCTTCCGCAGTGGGCTGACTTTGCGAAGAAAGAAATCGATATTTTGGGTCTGCCAGAAAAGATTGACTTCCTCGACATTTCGATGCTTGCCGCGGGCGAAGTTCCGCTGGTGCTCCCCAACGAACGCGGCCAGCTGACTGTAGACCCGATGACCGGAAGCATTATCGCAGGCGGTAGCGCCGAACAAGGCCGCCCGCTCCCGTGGATTGAGGTTCCGGGATTCACGCCGCCGCAGGTACACGCCGCGGCCGCCGAAGACATCGCCGCCCACGGAATCATGATTAGCTTGCCCATGCCGGCCGCCGCACCCGCCGCTCCTGCAGATTCTGCCAATGTAGCCGGCGCCGCCCCGAGTGGTCCTGCCGAAGGCACTACTTCGGAAGGCGCCGCCGTGGCCGTACCCGCACAGCCTGCACAACCGGCACAGCCGAAGGCTGCCGCCATGCCCAAGGACGACGACTGGGATTTGCCTGAAGGCTTTGACAGCAAGAGCGCCTTTGTGCCTATCGAAGCGGATTAA
- a CDS encoding glycosyltransferase family 2 protein: MNEQFLFYAQIVFWVMIFLLVHCYLLFPMTLPFVSEIFKRRKSPEKGNVELPTVSILISAYNEEAVIERKIQNILELDYPKDKLEVLIGDDGSADKTAEIVARYADQGITLVKAPKNAGKAAMLNRLNKIAKNDILLFCDANTMFFPNVVRKLVIPFQDKKIGCACGHLILSDKSGSTLGRGESSYWDLESEIKKFEGILDMLIGGNGALYAIRRDLYTELPVKKSVMDDFFVTTKVLEKGYYCTFVTSAIGTEQTSKESSGEFRRKVRIGRANFNFLFSYLPLLNPLHPLLAYLFFSHKILRWFSPHILILLFIANACLLTSGLFYQIFFGVMSLALLVAGFKIVPSGYYFLSMNYAMLKGFFMAFKPEKSGGWAREARSDE, from the coding sequence ATGAACGAACAATTCCTTTTTTACGCACAAATCGTTTTCTGGGTGATGATTTTCCTGTTGGTGCATTGCTACCTGCTGTTCCCGATGACGCTCCCGTTCGTAAGCGAAATCTTCAAACGCCGCAAGTCTCCGGAAAAGGGCAACGTTGAATTGCCGACGGTGTCGATTCTGATTTCTGCCTACAACGAAGAGGCGGTGATTGAACGCAAAATTCAGAACATTCTGGAACTCGATTACCCCAAGGATAAACTTGAAGTTTTGATTGGCGATGATGGCTCTGCGGACAAAACCGCCGAAATCGTTGCCCGCTATGCCGACCAAGGAATTACGCTGGTCAAGGCGCCCAAGAATGCGGGTAAGGCTGCTATGCTGAACCGCTTGAACAAGATTGCAAAGAATGATATCTTGCTCTTCTGCGATGCAAACACGATGTTCTTCCCGAATGTGGTGCGCAAGCTCGTGATTCCTTTCCAGGACAAGAAAATCGGTTGCGCCTGCGGTCACTTGATTCTTTCTGACAAGAGTGGCTCTACGCTGGGTCGCGGCGAAAGCTCTTACTGGGATCTGGAATCTGAAATCAAAAAGTTCGAAGGCATTCTTGATATGTTGATTGGCGGTAACGGCGCCCTCTATGCCATCCGTCGCGATTTGTATACGGAACTGCCGGTCAAGAAGAGTGTCATGGACGACTTCTTCGTGACGACCAAGGTGCTTGAAAAGGGCTATTACTGCACCTTCGTTACAAGCGCCATCGGTACCGAGCAGACGTCTAAGGAATCGAGCGGTGAATTCCGCCGCAAGGTGCGTATCGGCCGCGCGAACTTTAATTTCTTGTTCTCTTACTTGCCGCTGTTGAATCCGCTGCACCCGTTGCTTGCTTACTTGTTCTTCTCGCACAAGATTCTACGCTGGTTCTCGCCGCACATTTTGATTTTGTTGTTTATCGCGAACGCTTGCCTGCTCACGAGCGGACTCTTCTACCAGATTTTCTTTGGTGTGATGTCGCTTGCCTTGCTGGTCGCCGGTTTCAAGATTGTCCCGAGCGGTTACTACTTCCTCTCGATGAACTACGCCATGCTTAAAGGTTTCTTTATGGCCTTCAAGCCTGAAAAGAGCGGCGGTTGGGCCCGCGAAGCCCGCAGTGACGAGTAA
- the ftsY gene encoding signal recognition particle-docking protein FtsY translates to MGLFSAIKSGLAKTRDALMGELKGIVGAGKITDDTLEELEEHLIKADVGVEAAFLLTDALREQALGKSLTTEQVLDIMRNEAERLLKDPPPFELKGKPHVVLVIGVNGAGKTTTIGKLAARLKDEGKKVMIAACDTFRAAAIDQLETWAERSGAEFVKHQEGSDPAAVAFDACNAAVARGCDVVLIDTAGRLHNKDYLMEELKKIVRVIKKVSPDMPHDMWLVIDGNTGQNTINQTKIFNQSFPLTGLVVTKLDGTARGGAVLSIASSLQIPIRWIGMGERIDQLVPFSKAEYVEGLFENALEENEQ, encoded by the coding sequence ATGGGACTTTTTTCTGCCATTAAGAGTGGCCTTGCCAAGACCCGCGACGCCTTGATGGGCGAACTCAAGGGTATTGTTGGCGCAGGCAAAATTACAGACGACACTCTTGAGGAACTTGAAGAACACCTGATCAAGGCTGACGTGGGCGTTGAAGCTGCGTTCCTTTTGACGGATGCTTTGCGCGAACAGGCCTTGGGCAAGTCGCTGACGACTGAACAGGTGCTTGACATCATGCGCAACGAAGCGGAACGCCTGCTCAAGGATCCGCCGCCGTTTGAACTCAAGGGCAAGCCCCACGTGGTGCTTGTGATTGGCGTGAATGGCGCCGGTAAAACGACTACGATCGGTAAGCTTGCCGCCCGCCTGAAGGACGAAGGCAAGAAGGTGATGATTGCGGCTTGCGATACGTTCCGTGCAGCAGCCATCGACCAGCTTGAAACCTGGGCCGAACGCTCGGGGGCCGAATTCGTGAAGCACCAGGAAGGTTCTGACCCTGCGGCTGTGGCGTTTGATGCCTGCAATGCGGCAGTGGCCCGCGGCTGCGACGTGGTCCTTATAGATACCGCCGGCCGTCTGCATAACAAAGACTACTTGATGGAAGAACTCAAGAAGATTGTCCGCGTGATCAAGAAGGTGAGTCCCGACATGCCGCACGACATGTGGCTCGTGATTGACGGCAACACCGGACAGAATACCATCAACCAGACGAAGATTTTCAACCAGAGCTTCCCGCTCACCGGCCTCGTGGTGACCAAGCTCGACGGTACGGCCCGTGGCGGCGCAGTGCTTTCGATTGCAAGCTCGCTGCAGATTCCTATCCGCTGGATTGGTATGGGCGAACGCATCGACCAGCTGGTGCCTTTCAGCAAGGCTGAATACGTGGAAGGTCTTTTCGAAAACGCTCTGGAAGAAAACGAGCAGTAA
- a CDS encoding 1-acyl-sn-glycerol-3-phosphate acyltransferase, with protein MAFFRAIFYYLFIAVGLFVVGIPFMFYKGVLCRRWADSTRVCIPFFNVLFKLSGIKVEIEGKENIPDHKKFVLIANHQSFLDINVIWPSITMTSFIAKAELWKIPVFGWVLTKIGCIPVHRNPRKNLGMGATVKKRLEDNVTISVFPEGHRSNDGHMLPFQNGIFRMAKENEFPLLPVTIVDSGKRLSKTKWAQTPGVVKIVVHPLQTPESFRDKSVAQLRDEMHNMISSALPYRQNSQQEA; from the coding sequence ATGGCATTTTTCCGTGCAATTTTCTATTACCTGTTCATCGCAGTCGGACTATTCGTTGTTGGCATTCCCTTCATGTTCTACAAAGGCGTTCTTTGCAGGCGCTGGGCCGACAGCACCCGCGTGTGCATCCCTTTTTTTAACGTGCTTTTCAAACTCTCGGGAATCAAGGTCGAAATCGAAGGCAAGGAGAACATTCCGGACCACAAGAAGTTCGTGCTCATTGCCAACCACCAGAGTTTTTTGGACATCAACGTCATTTGGCCCTCGATTACCATGACCTCGTTCATTGCGAAGGCGGAACTCTGGAAGATTCCCGTGTTCGGCTGGGTCTTGACTAAAATCGGCTGCATTCCGGTGCACAGGAACCCGCGCAAAAATCTGGGCATGGGCGCCACCGTGAAAAAGCGCCTCGAAGACAACGTGACGATTTCCGTGTTCCCCGAAGGCCACCGCAGCAACGACGGACACATGCTTCCGTTCCAGAACGGCATTTTCCGCATGGCGAAAGAAAACGAATTCCCGCTCTTGCCGGTGACGATTGTCGATAGCGGCAAGCGGCTTTCCAAGACCAAGTGGGCGCAGACTCCGGGTGTGGTAAAGATTGTGGTGCACCCGCTGCAAACGCCCGAAAGCTTTAGAGACAAGTCCGTCGCCCAGTTGCGCGACGAGATGCACAACATGATTTCATCGGCGCTGCCTTACAGGCAGAACAGCCAACAGGAGGCTTAA
- a CDS encoding ATP-dependent Clp protease proteolytic subunit, translating to MADCNEKKENAPSEIMKKAEEFLASKRKIFLWGGVDDESAERIVKELLYLDSLNHEDIYFFINSPGGVISSGLAIYDCMNAIQSDVVTVCCGQAASMGAVLLTSGAKGKRYAWPNARIMIHQPLIHGEIVAPASDIQIQAEEMLRIRNITGKILAETSGHTMEEIDRDTERDNFMSAEEAKAYGLVDKVESIV from the coding sequence ATGGCAGATTGCAACGAAAAGAAAGAGAATGCCCCTTCCGAGATCATGAAGAAGGCTGAAGAATTCCTTGCCTCCAAGCGCAAGATTTTCTTGTGGGGCGGTGTCGATGACGAAAGCGCCGAACGCATTGTGAAGGAACTCTTGTACCTGGATTCTCTGAACCACGAAGACATCTATTTCTTCATCAACAGCCCGGGTGGCGTGATTTCTAGCGGCCTTGCCATTTACGACTGCATGAACGCAATCCAGAGCGACGTGGTCACGGTTTGCTGCGGTCAGGCTGCATCCATGGGTGCGGTACTTTTGACTTCTGGCGCAAAGGGCAAGCGTTATGCATGGCCGAACGCCCGTATCATGATTCACCAGCCGCTCATTCACGGTGAAATTGTGGCCCCCGCAAGCGATATCCAGATTCAGGCCGAAGAAATGCTCCGTATCCGTAACATTACGGGCAAAATTCTTGCCGAAACCTCTGGCCACACCATGGAAGAAATCGACCGCGACACGGAACGCGACAACTTTATGAGCGCCGAAGAAGCCAAGGCCTACGGCCTGGTCGACAAGGTCGAAAGCATCGTTTAA
- a CDS encoding glycosyltransferase — protein sequence MNLLFNLVAVQPIHSAKFHGGGSYGEVIFWALVKRGVQFSCAYDSRKYLDPMILDACKTQNIPLFDINEKTPQQIIDENQIDSFYTPLYSLEKKWDIDVKDFVFTWHGVRALEMQYSWAGVGFAKKLGQKFEALVRYRESWKKHYYKPKYQALAARMAEGKARTITVSEHSRASIKSFFPELLDLEIPVFYSPMTAYEPEGFLPPGVAAKKYFLLTSGARWEKNNLRAAKAFDELVGMYQSQGKPFDFKMVITGAANPKAYLCHLKHKDRFVLLGYVENRELEFLHQNAYAFVFPSLNEGFGYPPVQSMRYGVPVAASGTTSIPEVCGDAVLYFDPYSVSEIKNRLVQLLDSKIYDEYAARAPKRYLEVHTRQIADLEEAVNFILKV from the coding sequence ATGAACCTGCTTTTTAATCTGGTCGCAGTACAGCCGATTCATAGCGCCAAGTTCCATGGCGGCGGCTCTTACGGCGAAGTGATTTTCTGGGCGCTGGTCAAGCGCGGTGTGCAGTTTAGCTGCGCCTACGATAGCCGCAAGTACCTGGACCCGATGATTCTCGATGCCTGCAAGACGCAGAACATCCCGCTGTTCGACATTAACGAAAAAACGCCGCAGCAGATTATCGACGAAAATCAGATTGACTCCTTTTACACCCCGCTCTATTCGCTCGAAAAAAAGTGGGATATCGATGTGAAGGATTTCGTGTTTACCTGGCACGGTGTGCGTGCACTTGAAATGCAGTACAGCTGGGCGGGTGTAGGTTTCGCCAAGAAACTCGGACAAAAATTCGAAGCTTTGGTACGCTACCGCGAAAGCTGGAAAAAGCATTACTACAAGCCCAAGTACCAAGCGCTCGCGGCCCGCATGGCCGAAGGCAAAGCCCGTACCATTACAGTGAGCGAACACAGCCGCGCCTCGATCAAGTCGTTCTTCCCGGAACTTCTGGATTTGGAAATTCCGGTGTTTTATAGTCCCATGACGGCGTACGAACCCGAGGGATTCTTGCCGCCGGGAGTCGCTGCGAAAAAGTATTTCTTGCTCACGAGCGGTGCCCGCTGGGAAAAGAACAACCTGCGTGCGGCCAAGGCTTTCGATGAACTGGTCGGCATGTATCAGTCGCAGGGCAAACCGTTTGATTTCAAGATGGTCATTACCGGGGCGGCAAACCCCAAGGCCTATTTGTGCCACCTCAAGCATAAAGACCGCTTTGTGCTGCTCGGCTATGTCGAAAACAGGGAACTGGAATTCTTGCACCAGAACGCCTACGCCTTTGTATTCCCGAGCCTGAACGAAGGCTTTGGCTACCCGCCGGTGCAGTCCATGCGTTACGGCGTGCCTGTGGCGGCAAGCGGTACGACTTCGATTCCCGAAGTCTGCGGTGATGCGGTGCTGTACTTTGACCCGTATTCCGTAAGCGAAATCAAGAACCGCCTGGTGCAGCTGCTCGATTCCAAAATTTACGACGAGTATGCGGCCCGCGCGCCCAAGCGCTATCTTGAAGTGCATACCCGCCAGATTGCGGACCTCGAAGAAGCGGTGAATTTCATTTTGAAGGTTTAA
- a CDS encoding thioredoxin family protein, translating to MIFRLLTLVALCVSVSFAAPLNDAVPAKKASARKSTVHWMDYNEALEKAQKFPKLVFVDLYADWCVPCRIMDANVYSDPTVASLLNSRFYAVKLDADSQDTIMCDGQKNTVQRCYFDVWELNALPAFVLIAPKGMSILTVTDSMSPQELQYMLYQFLEKEKEWMSR from the coding sequence TTGATTTTCCGCTTGTTGACGCTTGTTGCACTTTGCGTTTCGGTTTCTTTTGCCGCGCCCTTGAACGATGCGGTGCCTGCCAAGAAGGCCTCGGCTAGAAAGTCTACGGTCCATTGGATGGACTATAACGAAGCGCTTGAAAAGGCTCAAAAGTTTCCGAAACTTGTCTTTGTGGATCTGTATGCGGACTGGTGCGTGCCGTGCCGCATTATGGATGCGAACGTTTATAGCGATCCGACGGTCGCCTCTTTGCTGAATAGCCGCTTTTACGCAGTTAAGCTCGATGCCGATTCTCAAGATACCATCATGTGCGATGGCCAAAAGAATACGGTTCAACGTTGCTATTTTGATGTATGGGAACTGAATGCACTCCCCGCATTTGTTCTTATCGCCCCGAAGGGCATGAGCATTTTGACGGTGACCGATTCCATGTCGCCGCAAGAGCTGCAATACATGCTGTACCAGTTCCTTGAAAAAGAGAAGGAGTGGATGTCCCGATGA
- a CDS encoding ribonuclease R family protein — protein sequence MAQHLPSEEQIIAILRDEPMVGSRLRSALGLPKKQKMAFKQMLADMVDRGLLKRTSHKEYQLGDGESVEEKREKRVKKIAEQYPEDNRRPGARSRRQNDKENETRVKRGILHQTGEEEWEVHELDTGKVYEMCHRRQAPGKEGETISFTLYPHPKLKHSYLAKVDRTAEAMNISWEEVKTKFMEDANLPKDFSPAIKKYVDGVKEPCGKDFKGRVDYRQLTILCIDPDGAMDHDDAISVERTAKGGYRLGVHIADVSYYVPEGSELDEEALERSYTQYLPWTAVPMLPEKLSSNVCSLHQGVDRCAFTCMMELDKHANVLSWDFHRSIVKITKSITYEQAMEMMKNGDDDIKALAEVTALLKQNRTKDGLLEFQSTEFGCKFNEKGEPEKIFPRTTDESNSWVEECMLIANNCCAKELKKRKLQGIYRIHEAPDTKDIMELYYMYPDLFKDSPVMLRDLGKPRSGDTNLNPTAFKLYEHLVKRAAGDETLTNRILRSMQKAHYDSNSFGHFALNWQDYAHFTSPIRRYADLWCHRELARKGAEITAERKNSVIEVCDLISANEVKNQKTERIAIKVCSCWILKSHIGDDFEATVSGIEEWGIYVSIADPIAEGLVRFRDIAGDDFYVFNPDQGLAFGKKSGRTFRRGDKVLVRLLRVDPLRGQADFSIIEKLSSEPKKRRRQGESRDDYRNRDVHERADRAAAAEALGYVSQPDEDFDDDVPEFVSAHSHMNRGGRGKSRGGRFDSDAPSFERRSSRSRGGRNDRGDDREGFHVASKPRKGGSRKGAGRSNKSHGRGGRR from the coding sequence ATGGCCCAGCATTTACCTAGCGAAGAACAGATTATTGCCATTTTACGTGACGAACCGATGGTCGGCAGCCGCTTGCGCAGCGCCCTTGGCCTCCCGAAAAAGCAGAAGATGGCCTTTAAGCAGATGCTCGCCGACATGGTGGACCGCGGGCTGTTAAAGCGTACCAGCCACAAGGAATACCAGCTGGGCGATGGCGAAAGCGTCGAAGAAAAGCGCGAGAAGCGCGTGAAGAAGATTGCGGAACAGTACCCCGAAGACAATCGCCGTCCGGGTGCCCGCAGCCGCAGGCAGAACGACAAGGAAAACGAAACCCGCGTGAAGCGCGGCATCCTGCACCAGACGGGTGAAGAAGAATGGGAAGTGCACGAACTCGATACCGGCAAGGTGTACGAGATGTGCCACCGCCGGCAGGCTCCGGGCAAGGAAGGCGAAACCATCAGCTTCACGCTGTACCCGCATCCGAAACTCAAGCACAGCTACCTCGCAAAGGTCGACCGCACTGCCGAAGCCATGAACATCAGCTGGGAGGAAGTGAAGACCAAGTTCATGGAAGATGCGAACTTGCCCAAAGACTTCAGCCCCGCCATCAAGAAGTATGTGGACGGCGTCAAGGAACCGTGCGGCAAGGATTTTAAGGGCCGCGTGGATTACAGACAACTCACGATTCTCTGTATCGACCCCGACGGCGCCATGGACCATGACGACGCCATTAGCGTGGAACGCACCGCGAAGGGCGGCTACAGGCTAGGCGTGCACATTGCCGACGTGAGCTACTACGTACCCGAAGGGAGCGAGCTCGACGAAGAGGCCCTGGAAAGGAGCTACACGCAGTACCTGCCGTGGACCGCCGTGCCGATGCTCCCGGAAAAGCTTTCGAGCAATGTTTGTAGCTTGCACCAAGGTGTAGACCGTTGCGCATTCACCTGCATGATGGAACTCGACAAACACGCGAACGTGCTCAGCTGGGATTTCCACCGCAGTATCGTGAAGATTACCAAGTCCATCACCTACGAACAGGCGATGGAAATGATGAAGAACGGCGACGACGACATCAAGGCGCTCGCCGAGGTGACGGCGCTTTTGAAGCAGAACCGCACCAAGGACGGCCTGCTGGAATTCCAGAGCACCGAATTCGGCTGCAAGTTCAATGAAAAGGGCGAACCGGAAAAGATTTTCCCGCGCACCACCGACGAATCGAATTCGTGGGTGGAAGAATGCATGCTCATTGCGAACAACTGCTGCGCGAAGGAACTCAAGAAACGCAAGCTCCAAGGCATTTACCGTATCCACGAAGCGCCGGACACCAAGGACATCATGGAACTGTACTATATGTACCCGGACCTGTTCAAGGATTCTCCGGTGATGTTGCGCGACCTGGGCAAGCCCCGCAGCGGCGACACGAACCTGAACCCGACGGCATTCAAGCTTTACGAACATTTGGTGAAGCGAGCCGCGGGCGACGAGACTTTGACCAACCGCATTCTGCGCAGCATGCAGAAGGCGCATTACGACAGCAACAGCTTCGGCCACTTCGCCTTGAACTGGCAGGACTACGCACACTTTACCAGCCCGATTCGCCGTTACGCCGACTTGTGGTGCCACCGTGAGCTCGCGCGCAAGGGTGCCGAAATTACCGCCGAGCGCAAGAACAGCGTAATTGAAGTCTGCGACCTGATTTCGGCAAACGAAGTCAAGAACCAGAAAACCGAACGCATCGCTATCAAGGTGTGCAGCTGCTGGATTTTGAAGAGCCACATCGGCGACGACTTCGAGGCGACCGTCTCGGGCATCGAGGAATGGGGCATCTACGTTTCTATCGCCGACCCGATTGCCGAAGGCCTGGTGCGTTTCCGCGATATCGCCGGCGATGACTTCTACGTATTCAACCCGGATCAGGGACTCGCCTTCGGCAAGAAGAGCGGGCGTACGTTCCGGCGCGGCGACAAGGTGCTGGTGCGCCTTTTGAGGGTGGACCCTCTGCGCGGTCAGGCGGACTTCAGCATTATCGAAAAGCTCTCTAGCGAACCGAAGAAGCGCCGCCGTCAAGGTGAATCGCGCGACGACTACCGCAACCGCGACGTTCACGAACGCGCTGACCGCGCCGCCGCGGCGGAAGCCCTCGGTTACGTAAGCCAGCCCGACGAAGACTTTGACGATGACGTTCCGGAATTCGTTTCGGCACACAGCCACATGAACCGTGGCGGCCGCGGAAAATCCCGCGGAGGCAGGTTTGATTCCGACGCTCCGAGCTTTGAGCGCCGCAGTTCTCGCAGCAGAGGCGGACGCAACGACCGTGGCGACGACCGCGAAGGATTCCACGTAGCAAGCAAACCGCGTAAGGGCGGTTCCCGCAAGGGTGCAGGCCGTAGCAACAAGAGCCACGGACGCGGTGGCAGAAGGTAA